In the genome of Pseudomonas protegens, one region contains:
- a CDS encoding bifunctional diguanylate cyclase/phosphodiesterase: protein MDEKYRRAVDAAAIFSETDLGGCITYVNDLFCQVSGYSREELIGANHRMLSSGLHPPEFFSELWQTISQGRVWKGEICNRAKDGSLYWVDSTMVPLIDQRSGKVMRYVSIRFDVSEKRQLLHSLQWRVGHDVLTGLPNRAFLSDLLHQALEFSRSEDIPLAVCMLDLDGFKAVNDGYGHACGDLLLVEVAARLRSIIRGEDVVARLAGDEFVLILRYVRDMLELRAALQRVLATISQPYSIQGKDINVFASIGVTLFPTDNHDADTLLRHADQAMYVAKQSGRNRFHLFDVLRDREVMVTYQTVEQVRQALNAGELQLYFQPKVNLRSGAVLGFEAMLRWQHPQRGMLGSHEFLPQVEETDLIVDIGEWVMDHVMTRLQDWQAAGHGWTVSLNVAARHFQRPDFVERLKERLERYPQVSPALLELEIVESVAIENIQRVSDCLDACQALGVQFSLGHFGTGHSSLSYLKRLRTQTIKIDRLFVRDMLHDQDDQALIQALIGLARAFGRQVVAEGLESLAHAERLMDLGCEVAQGDFIAVPMPADAVLQWVCAFQPPQAWRQGDVQGAVASEVLVLDGGST from the coding sequence ATGGATGAGAAATACCGCAGGGCCGTCGATGCCGCCGCCATCTTCTCCGAGACTGATCTCGGCGGCTGCATCACCTATGTCAACGACCTGTTCTGCCAGGTCTCGGGCTACAGCCGGGAAGAACTGATCGGGGCCAACCACCGGATGCTCAGTTCGGGGCTGCACCCGCCGGAGTTCTTCAGCGAGCTGTGGCAGACCATCTCCCAGGGCCGGGTGTGGAAGGGCGAGATCTGTAACCGGGCCAAGGATGGCAGCCTGTACTGGGTCGACAGCACCATGGTGCCCCTGATAGACCAGCGTTCCGGCAAGGTGATGCGCTACGTGTCGATTCGCTTCGATGTCAGCGAAAAGCGCCAGTTGCTGCATTCGCTGCAATGGCGGGTCGGGCATGACGTGCTCACCGGTCTGCCCAACCGGGCCTTTCTTTCCGACTTGCTGCATCAGGCCCTGGAGTTCTCTCGCAGCGAGGACATCCCCCTGGCGGTGTGCATGCTCGACCTCGACGGCTTCAAGGCCGTCAACGACGGCTACGGCCATGCCTGTGGCGATTTGCTGCTGGTGGAAGTGGCGGCGCGCCTGCGCTCGATCATTCGCGGTGAGGATGTGGTGGCGCGCCTGGCCGGCGACGAGTTCGTGCTGATCCTGCGCTATGTGCGGGACATGCTGGAACTGCGTGCGGCCCTGCAACGGGTGCTGGCCACCATCTCCCAGCCCTATTCGATCCAGGGCAAGGACATCAATGTCTTTGCCAGCATTGGCGTGACCCTGTTTCCCACCGATAACCACGACGCCGACACCCTGCTGCGCCATGCCGATCAGGCCATGTACGTGGCCAAGCAGAGCGGGCGCAACCGTTTCCATCTGTTCGACGTGTTGCGTGATCGTGAGGTCATGGTCACCTACCAGACCGTCGAGCAGGTGCGCCAGGCGCTGAACGCCGGTGAGTTGCAGCTGTACTTCCAGCCCAAGGTCAACCTGCGCAGCGGCGCGGTGCTGGGCTTCGAGGCGATGCTGCGTTGGCAGCACCCGCAACGGGGAATGCTTGGCTCCCACGAGTTTCTGCCGCAGGTGGAGGAAACCGACCTGATCGTCGACATCGGCGAATGGGTCATGGATCATGTGATGACTCGCCTGCAGGACTGGCAGGCGGCAGGCCATGGCTGGACGGTGAGCCTGAACGTCGCGGCCCGGCATTTCCAGCGCCCGGACTTTGTCGAGCGGCTCAAGGAGAGGCTCGAACGATACCCGCAGGTTTCCCCGGCGTTGCTGGAGCTGGAGATCGTCGAGTCGGTGGCCATCGAGAACATCCAGCGGGTCAGCGATTGTCTCGATGCCTGTCAGGCGCTGGGCGTGCAGTTCTCCCTGGGGCATTTCGGCACCGGGCATTCGTCCCTGAGTTACCTCAAGCGCCTGCGCACCCAGACCATCAAGATCGATCGTCTGTTTGTCCGCGACATGCTGCATGACCAGGATGATCAGGCGCTGATCCAGGCCCTGATAGGGCTGGCCCGGGCCTTTGGCCGGCAAGTGGTGGCCGAGGGCCTGGAAAGCCTGGCCCACGCAGAGCGCTTGATGGACCTGGGGTGCGAGGTGGCTCAGGGCGACTTCATCGCCGTGCCTATGCCGGCTGACGCGGTGCTGCAGTGGGTGTGCGCTTTCCAGCCACCGCAGGCATGGCGCCAGGG
- a CDS encoding methyl-accepting chemotaxis protein has protein sequence MACLGAFNWLPTLAAQGLTVAGFVAVGLSAQRRLRQQLKHIVSSTPHTFADPICALAYSEALGPAGQLQMILISEEARLKTALTRLSDLARQMATAAADSSQLSSRTETALLEQRAETDMTAAAMTQMAASITEVAEHVQHTASEAHTANLLAREGSQVAGSSRDAIQLLARTVTQINQAVGDLAGQTQDIMVAASMIQAIADQTNLLALNAAIEAARAGEQGRGFAVVADEVRALAGKTRQSTQQIQGIIQSLRAGADEAVQIANLGIEEAEQGVQQVLQAQQALHGIGAAVERITDMSQQMAAASQEQSHVAESVSEQINRVAATVQRTADNASAGVLRGAELENISSGLRALVERFNR, from the coding sequence GTGGCGTGCCTGGGCGCGTTTAACTGGTTGCCGACGCTGGCGGCCCAGGGCCTGACCGTCGCCGGTTTTGTTGCCGTCGGATTGTCGGCCCAGCGTCGTTTGCGACAGCAGCTCAAGCACATTGTCAGCAGCACCCCGCATACCTTCGCCGATCCGATCTGCGCCTTGGCCTACAGCGAAGCGCTGGGGCCGGCGGGGCAATTGCAGATGATCCTGATCAGTGAGGAGGCGCGGCTGAAAACTGCCCTGACGCGCCTCAGCGATCTGGCCCGGCAGATGGCCACGGCGGCCGCCGACTCCAGCCAGCTGTCCAGCCGCACCGAGACGGCCCTGCTGGAGCAGCGAGCCGAGACCGACATGACGGCCGCCGCCATGACCCAGATGGCCGCCTCGATCACCGAGGTTGCCGAGCACGTGCAGCACACCGCCAGCGAGGCTCACACCGCCAACCTCCTGGCCCGGGAGGGCAGTCAGGTGGCGGGTTCTTCCCGGGACGCCATCCAGTTGCTGGCCCGCACGGTGACCCAGATCAACCAGGCGGTGGGCGACCTGGCCGGGCAGACTCAGGACATCATGGTGGCGGCGAGCATGATCCAGGCGATTGCCGACCAGACCAACCTGCTGGCCCTGAACGCCGCCATCGAAGCCGCCCGGGCCGGCGAGCAGGGACGCGGGTTCGCCGTGGTTGCCGATGAAGTGCGGGCCCTGGCGGGCAAGACCCGGCAGTCGACCCAGCAGATCCAGGGCATCATCCAGAGCCTGCGCGCCGGTGCCGACGAGGCGGTGCAGATCGCCAATCTCGGCATCGAAGAAGCGGAGCAAGGGGTGCAACAGGTGTTGCAGGCGCAACAGGCGTTGCATGGCATCGGCGCCGCGGTGGAGCGCATCACCGACATGAGCCAGCAGATGGCGGCAGCCTCCCAGGAGCAATCCCATGTGGCCGAGTCGGTGTCCGAACAGATCAACCGTGTGGCCGCCACGGTACAACGCACCGCCGATAACGCCAGCGCCGGGGTGCTTCGCGGCGCCGAGCTGGAAAACATCTCTTCCGGGCTGCGTGCCCTGGTCGAGCGGTTCAACCGCTAG
- a CDS encoding helix-turn-helix domain-containing protein, with protein MQISSLGAAIKRYRKVAGLTQAELGEKTGFDPKTISRFETGTYTPSVEALFLLAEVLGVKLKAFFADLGDEEEQRAYLFGVIHKATPKDLGKLIAAVDQALSKP; from the coding sequence ATGCAAATTTCAAGTTTGGGTGCAGCCATCAAGCGTTATCGAAAGGTAGCGGGGCTTACTCAGGCTGAACTAGGTGAAAAAACCGGTTTTGACCCAAAAACCATCAGCCGCTTCGAAACCGGCACCTACACCCCCAGCGTTGAAGCTCTATTTCTGCTAGCCGAAGTACTGGGAGTGAAGCTGAAAGCCTTCTTCGCCGATCTGGGCGATGAAGAGGAACAGCGGGCTTATTTGTTCGGTGTCATTCACAAAGCCACCCCTAAGGATCTGGGAAAGCTGATAGCAGCGGTAGACCAGGCCTTGTCCAAGCCTTGA
- a CDS encoding VOC family protein codes for MTSNTYFLLYVDSPAISAQFYSRLLDKPPVESSPSFALFILDSGIKLGLWSRHTVEPSPQATGGGGELGWALGSREAVDDLHRHWQGLGLTIAQPPTQMDFGYTLLALDPDGHRLRVLYLSVD; via the coding sequence ATGACCAGCAACACCTACTTTCTGCTTTATGTGGACAGCCCGGCCATCAGCGCGCAGTTCTACAGCCGCCTGCTGGACAAGCCACCGGTGGAATCATCCCCCAGCTTCGCGCTGTTCATCCTCGACTCGGGGATCAAACTCGGCCTGTGGTCGCGCCACACGGTCGAACCCAGTCCCCAGGCGACCGGCGGTGGTGGCGAACTGGGCTGGGCCTTGGGCAGCCGCGAAGCCGTGGACGACCTGCATCGCCACTGGCAAGGCCTGGGCCTGACCATCGCCCAGCCCCCCACCCAGATGGATTTCGGCTACACCCTGCTGGCCCTCGATCCAGACGGACACCGCCTGCGCGTGCTCTATCTGAGCGTCGACTGA
- a CDS encoding DUF2167 domain-containing protein translates to MKYLRLLLAMAVLCATPLFACAAAPSQSPDSEPQTAEQFLASLSPRHGQVKLPGDIASLDLSQEFYYLNPKDTEKLLTEGWGNPPGFTTLGMIVPSAVSPLSAEGWGVIISYKNDGHISDDDAAKIDYQDLLKQMQEADEQDNKQRKEQGYGAIHLLGWAEQPSYDAQTHKMYWARELKAEGAESNTLNYSIRVLGREGVLELNAVASMDDLATIKREIPKVLAFTNFTDGNRYADYNPSTDKLASYGLAALVAGGLASKAGLFAKLGVLLLAGKKFIVIGVLALAAFVGRLFKKKG, encoded by the coding sequence ATGAAGTACCTGCGCCTCCTTCTGGCGATGGCCGTCCTCTGCGCCACGCCACTCTTTGCCTGCGCCGCCGCACCGAGCCAAAGCCCGGACAGCGAACCCCAGACTGCCGAACAGTTTCTCGCCTCGCTTTCGCCACGCCATGGTCAGGTCAAGCTGCCCGGGGATATCGCCAGCCTCGATCTGAGCCAGGAGTTTTACTACCTCAACCCCAAGGACACCGAGAAGCTGCTCACCGAAGGCTGGGGCAACCCGCCCGGCTTCACCACCCTGGGCATGATCGTGCCCAGCGCGGTCAGCCCGCTGTCCGCCGAAGGCTGGGGCGTGATCATCAGCTACAAGAATGATGGCCACATCTCCGACGACGACGCGGCGAAGATCGACTATCAGGACCTGCTCAAGCAAATGCAGGAAGCCGACGAGCAAGACAACAAGCAGCGCAAGGAACAGGGCTATGGCGCCATCCACCTGCTGGGCTGGGCCGAGCAGCCCAGCTATGACGCCCAGACCCACAAAATGTACTGGGCCCGCGAGCTCAAGGCCGAAGGCGCCGAGAGCAACACCCTGAACTACAGCATCCGCGTGCTGGGTCGCGAAGGTGTGCTGGAACTCAATGCAGTCGCCTCCATGGACGACCTGGCCACCATCAAGCGCGAGATCCCCAAAGTGCTGGCCTTCACCAACTTCACCGACGGCAACCGCTATGCCGACTACAACCCAAGCACCGACAAGCTGGCATCCTACGGCCTGGCCGCGCTGGTGGCCGGTGGCCTGGCCAGCAAGGCCGGGCTGTTTGCCAAGCTCGGGGTACTGCTCCTGGCCGGCAAGAAGTTCATTGTCATCGGCGTCCTCGCCCTGGCCGCATTCGTCGGCCGGCTGTTCAAGAAAAAAGGCTGA
- a CDS encoding DMT family transporter, whose protein sequence is MKHSPGFKLLLATAAVILCWAYSPVGIHIGLEGYSPGHLALLRFLVASLLMAAMAVVLKISLPCWRDLPWLLVLGFFAIALHHVSLNYGQQGLSAGASSVLAQTAPLFGTLIAFFWLKEAVSAWRWGCVVLGLFGAVLVVVADKGLGSIEPRGLLVLLAAFSWGLYFVLQRRLSGRYGVLTTVCYMVWGGTLLLLVYAPGLTREVVQAPWRVNLAVLLLGLFPSALAYLAWAYVLAQVEVSRASMAMYLIPPVAMLLAATVLGEVVQSAVLLGAAVVLGSVMAMQLEGRWRQWRLGRAPILPGLKRGGRVKLGDS, encoded by the coding sequence GTGAAACATTCACCTGGATTCAAGCTGTTGCTGGCTACCGCTGCGGTAATTCTGTGCTGGGCCTATTCGCCGGTGGGCATTCATATAGGCCTTGAGGGCTACAGTCCCGGGCATCTGGCGCTGTTGCGTTTCCTGGTTGCCTCGCTGTTGATGGCCGCGATGGCCGTGGTGCTGAAAATATCCCTGCCGTGTTGGCGTGATCTGCCCTGGCTGCTGGTGCTGGGGTTCTTTGCCATCGCCCTGCACCACGTCAGCCTCAATTATGGTCAGCAAGGCTTGAGCGCCGGCGCGTCCAGCGTGCTGGCGCAGACGGCGCCGCTATTTGGCACGCTGATCGCGTTCTTCTGGCTCAAGGAAGCGGTCAGTGCCTGGCGCTGGGGCTGCGTGGTGCTGGGGTTGTTTGGCGCGGTGCTGGTGGTTGTGGCCGACAAGGGACTGGGGTCGATCGAGCCTCGCGGCTTGCTGGTGTTGCTGGCGGCTTTTTCCTGGGGGCTGTACTTCGTCTTGCAGCGGCGTTTGTCCGGGCGTTACGGGGTGCTGACCACGGTGTGCTACATGGTCTGGGGCGGCACCCTGCTGTTGTTGGTGTATGCGCCCGGATTGACCCGGGAGGTCGTCCAGGCGCCGTGGCGGGTGAATCTGGCGGTGCTGTTGCTGGGGCTGTTTCCCAGTGCGCTGGCGTATCTGGCCTGGGCTTATGTGCTGGCGCAGGTGGAGGTCAGTCGGGCATCGATGGCCATGTACCTGATACCGCCCGTGGCGATGCTGCTGGCGGCAACCGTGCTGGGGGAGGTGGTGCAATCGGCCGTGCTGCTGGGGGCGGCGGTGGTGCTGGGTAGTGTGATGGCGATGCAGTTGGAGGGGCGCTGGCGGCAATGGCGTCTCGGGCGAGCGCCGATCCTGCCTGGGCTGAAGCGGGGCGGGCGGGTGAAGCTGGGGGACTCGTGA
- a CDS encoding LysR family transcriptional regulator, whose amino-acid sequence MELSQLKMLNAVARTGSIARAAEQLHCVPSNITNRLKQLESELGTPLFNRVGRGLKISTAGEVFLGYSERILALVDEAKRAVDDQAEPSGVLRLGAIESCAGGRLPPLLAQYHRRYPQVSVELVTGTWSQLFTELQHQRIDGALVAIDTLPPWLKQTVLYHEPLVLISSAGSAPIHSASDLQGQHLFMWPQGCPYRRALENWLARHGLNLPITGYASWGTIIGCVSVGAGVSLIPQGVLERYSQSATLNIQRFSDLLPVDNRFVWHQDVQRHKPRDAFARLLQEHLGA is encoded by the coding sequence ATGGAGCTGAGCCAACTGAAAATGCTGAACGCCGTGGCCCGCACCGGCAGCATTGCCCGCGCCGCCGAGCAACTGCATTGCGTGCCCTCCAACATCACCAACCGCCTCAAGCAGCTGGAAAGCGAACTCGGCACCCCGCTGTTCAACCGGGTCGGGCGCGGCCTGAAGATCAGCACCGCAGGAGAAGTATTCCTCGGCTACAGCGAACGTATTCTGGCCCTGGTCGATGAAGCCAAGCGCGCGGTGGACGACCAGGCGGAGCCCAGCGGCGTGCTGCGCCTGGGCGCCATCGAGTCCTGCGCGGGCGGGCGCCTGCCACCGCTGCTGGCGCAATACCACCGACGCTACCCCCAAGTAAGCGTGGAGCTGGTGACCGGCACCTGGTCGCAGCTCTTTACGGAGCTGCAACACCAGCGCATCGACGGCGCCCTGGTGGCCATCGACACCCTGCCACCCTGGCTCAAGCAGACGGTGCTCTACCACGAGCCCCTGGTGCTGATTTCCAGTGCTGGCAGCGCTCCGATCCACAGCGCCAGCGATCTGCAAGGGCAGCACCTGTTCATGTGGCCGCAGGGCTGCCCCTATCGCCGCGCCCTGGAAAACTGGTTGGCCAGGCACGGCCTGAACCTGCCCATTACCGGGTACGCCAGTTGGGGCACCATCATCGGCTGCGTCAGTGTCGGCGCCGGCGTCTCGCTGATTCCGCAAGGCGTGCTGGAACGCTATTCACAGTCGGCGACCCTGAACATCCAGCGCTTCAGTGACCTGCTACCGGTGGACAACCGCTTCGTCTGGCATCAGGACGTACAGCGACACAAGCCGCGGGATGCATTTGCCCGGCTGCTGCAGGAGCATCTGGGAGCATGA
- a CDS encoding kinase inhibitor, producing the protein MNNRLLLSALCLSLSLGAHAAQFSVSSHDIRDGQPLSQREVFRGFGCEGDNTSPELSWKNAPPGTRSFAVTVYDPDAPTGSGWWHWTLVNLPSTTQGLPRGAGSPSGEQLPPGAVQGRTDYGQPGFGGACPPPGDKPHRYQFTVWALKVDKLPLDAQASGAMVGYMLNANALAKATLTATYGR; encoded by the coding sequence ATGAACAACCGACTTCTTCTTAGTGCACTTTGCTTGAGCCTGAGCCTTGGCGCCCACGCCGCCCAGTTCAGCGTCAGCAGTCACGACATCCGCGATGGCCAGCCCTTGAGTCAGCGGGAAGTGTTCCGCGGCTTCGGCTGCGAAGGAGACAACACCTCACCTGAACTGTCGTGGAAAAATGCCCCGCCGGGCACCCGCAGCTTTGCCGTCACCGTCTATGATCCGGACGCTCCCACCGGCAGCGGCTGGTGGCACTGGACCCTGGTCAACCTCCCCAGCACCACCCAGGGCCTGCCCAGGGGCGCCGGCAGCCCCAGTGGCGAACAGCTACCGCCGGGAGCCGTCCAGGGACGCACCGACTACGGCCAACCCGGCTTTGGCGGCGCTTGCCCGCCACCGGGCGACAAACCTCATCGCTACCAGTTCACCGTCTGGGCGCTGAAGGTGGATAAACTGCCCCTCGACGCCCAGGCCAGCGGGGCGATGGTGGGCTACATGCTCAACGCCAATGCCCTGGCCAAGGCCACACTGACCGCCACCTACGGACGCTGA
- a CDS encoding helix-turn-helix transcriptional regulator: MNAPASLQHHQSRIDACVIRARQAHALQRVPIFVSALCRVRQGEKRMAWDDREMRVGGQHLILLPAGREVGISNAPGPQGHYIADVVTFPAPALRAFSLRYQPQIVARPGRSGADLCIPLERHTALAWDHLLQCIASDAPDALRNHYGEAVLLALALGGWAGPLLLDRHDPLCERVQQLLMSNPARDWTVACVAERLNLGASTLRRQLANENDSFSNILENVRLGMALQWLQTTPRPIGEIAAASGYASASRFAVRFRKHYGLSPRELRAAI; this comes from the coding sequence ATGAACGCACCGGCCAGCCTGCAGCATCACCAAAGCCGCATCGACGCCTGTGTCATCCGTGCCAGGCAAGCCCACGCCCTGCAACGAGTACCGATTTTCGTCAGCGCCCTGTGCCGGGTGCGCCAGGGCGAAAAACGCATGGCCTGGGACGACCGCGAAATGCGCGTGGGCGGCCAGCACCTGATCCTGCTGCCGGCCGGGCGCGAAGTGGGCATCAGCAACGCTCCAGGGCCGCAGGGTCACTACATTGCCGATGTCGTGACCTTTCCCGCCCCGGCCTTGCGCGCCTTCAGCCTGCGCTACCAGCCGCAGATCGTCGCCCGCCCCGGACGCAGCGGCGCGGACCTGTGCATCCCCCTGGAGCGACACACGGCCCTGGCCTGGGACCACCTCCTGCAATGCATCGCCAGCGATGCGCCGGATGCCCTGCGCAACCACTACGGCGAGGCGGTGTTGCTGGCCCTGGCCCTTGGCGGCTGGGCCGGCCCTTTGCTGCTGGACCGTCACGACCCGCTGTGCGAACGGGTGCAGCAACTCCTCATGAGCAACCCGGCGCGGGACTGGACCGTCGCCTGCGTCGCCGAGCGCCTGAACCTCGGGGCTTCGACCTTGCGCCGCCAGCTGGCGAACGAGAACGACAGCTTCAGCAACATTCTCGAAAACGTCAGGCTGGGCATGGCCCTGCAATGGCTGCAAACCACGCCACGCCCGATCGGCGAAATCGCCGCCGCCAGCGGCTACGCCTCGGCCTCCCGCTTTGCCGTGCGCTTTCGCAAGCACTACGGTCTGTCGCCCCGAGAGTTGCGCGCGGCGATCTAG
- a CDS encoding GrpB family protein: MALTSNICAYDKRWPAAFSAEQARIIQGFGAELMDIHHVGSTAVPGLAAKPEIDLLLVVVEHRDEAARNAFMATLGYVRGSNLSPGHHFYRRDVEGVRTHKVHVCSCGHGQIGRMLGFRDLLRQDSDLRQQYQDLKLGLEASNRGGIGEYLAQKAPFIDAVMARQG; encoded by the coding sequence ATGGCGCTGACCAGTAATATCTGCGCTTATGACAAGCGCTGGCCTGCGGCCTTCAGTGCCGAGCAGGCGCGGATTATCCAGGGCTTCGGTGCCGAGCTGATGGATATTCATCATGTGGGCAGCACCGCTGTGCCCGGTCTGGCGGCCAAGCCGGAAATCGATCTGTTGCTGGTGGTCGTGGAGCACCGGGATGAGGCGGCGCGCAATGCCTTCATGGCGACCCTGGGTTATGTCCGAGGCAGCAATCTGTCCCCGGGGCATCACTTTTACCGCCGCGATGTCGAGGGCGTGCGCACCCATAAAGTGCATGTCTGCAGCTGTGGACATGGGCAGATCGGGCGCATGCTGGGTTTTCGCGATCTGCTGCGGCAAGACAGTGATCTGCGCCAGCAATACCAGGATCTGAAGCTGGGACTTGAAGCCAGCAATCGCGGCGGGATTGGCGAGTATCTCGCGCAAAAGGCTCCCTTCATCGATGCGGTGATGGCCCGCCAGGGCTAG
- a CDS encoding class I SAM-dependent methyltransferase — protein sequence MARITDKEFNAALPVMQKLLWADPQDRERLQGHGLNLIPVNFYSNTPSIAETFNSYEYSEAEPPYLHCGLFDQDKLRAELAELIRYGIDFTPAQTGDMDSARSYFWKNGQFTGSDAMAYYAYIRRIRPRNIVEIGSGFSSLIALEALARNAGGRLHCIEPFPRPFITALAAEGALELQARPAQELMVECLNSILQDGDILFIDSTHTVKTGSDCLHIYLRLLPKITKKIFVHVHDVFLPFALPQRWVIDHQIYWTEQYLLLALLIDNPRTQLLYGSAYHKHFNDDLLTELMYGRSVSGGASFWFEFDGRKEGA from the coding sequence ATGGCACGCATAACGGATAAGGAATTCAATGCGGCTTTGCCGGTGATGCAAAAGCTGTTGTGGGCTGATCCCCAGGACAGAGAGCGCTTGCAGGGGCATGGACTTAACCTGATTCCTGTGAATTTCTATTCGAACACGCCTTCGATCGCCGAGACATTCAACTCCTACGAATACAGCGAAGCAGAGCCGCCGTATTTGCACTGTGGACTATTCGACCAGGACAAATTGCGTGCAGAGCTGGCTGAGCTGATTCGATATGGGATCGACTTCACCCCGGCGCAGACCGGAGATATGGATAGCGCGCGTTCGTACTTCTGGAAAAACGGTCAATTCACAGGCAGTGATGCCATGGCCTACTACGCCTATATACGGCGAATCCGCCCGAGGAACATTGTCGAGATCGGCAGTGGTTTTTCTTCGCTGATTGCCCTGGAGGCATTGGCCAGGAATGCGGGCGGACGCTTGCATTGCATCGAGCCCTTTCCACGGCCGTTCATTACTGCGCTGGCGGCCGAAGGGGCGCTTGAGTTGCAGGCGCGGCCGGCTCAGGAACTGATGGTCGAATGCCTGAATTCCATTCTGCAAGATGGCGATATCCTGTTTATCGACTCCACGCACACGGTCAAGACCGGCAGCGATTGCCTGCATATCTACTTGCGCCTGCTACCGAAGATAACCAAGAAAATATTTGTTCATGTCCATGACGTGTTTCTTCCCTTTGCCCTTCCGCAGCGCTGGGTGATTGATCATCAGATCTATTGGACGGAGCAGTATCTTCTGTTGGCCTTATTGATTGATAACCCGCGTACGCAACTGTTGTATGGCAGTGCCTATCACAAACACTTCAATGACGACCTGTTGACCGAACTCATGTATGGCCGCTCCGTCAGTGGCGGCGCCAGCTTCTGGTTTGAGTTTGATGGGCGCAAAGAAGGCGCATAG